Proteins found in one Panicum hallii strain FIL2 chromosome 4, PHallii_v3.1, whole genome shotgun sequence genomic segment:
- the LOC112890732 gene encoding exopolygalacturonase-like — MAFPNSTMLRALFLLVLVCAAHAGGKAKESSSAPAEGGGGSCDGGTCDITKMGATAGGKTDSTKAVQEAWTSACGGTGKQKIMIPKGDFLVGPLNFTGPCKGDVTIQLDGNLLASTDLSQYKANWIEIMRVDNLVITGKGTLDGQGPAVWSKNSCAKKYDCKILPNSLVLDFVNNGEVSGITLLNSKFFHMNMFQCKDIVIKDVTVTAPGDSPNTDGIHMGDSSGVSITNTVIGVGDDCISIGPGTTKVNITGVTCGPGHGISIGSLGRYKDEKDVTDITVKDCTLKKSTNGVRIKAYEDAKSVLTASKIHYENIKMEDAANPIIIDMKYCPNKICTASGGSKVTVKDVSFKNITGTSSTPEAVSLLCTDKIPCSGVTMDNVNIEYSGKNNKTMAVCKNAKGSTTGCLKELACL; from the coding sequence ATGGCCTTTCCCAACAGCACCATGCTGAGAGCCCTCTTCCTCCTGGTGCTTGTCTGCGCTGCGCATGCTGGCGGGAAGGCGAAGGAGagctcctccgctccggccgagGGTGGTGGTGGGTCCTGTGACGGCGGGACATGCGACATCACCAAGATGGGCGCGACTGCCGGCGGCAAGACGGACAGCACCAAGGCTGTACAGGAGGCATGGACGTCGGCGTGTGGCGGCACCGGAAAGCAGAAGATTATGATCCCCAAGGGCGACTTCCTGGTCGGGCCGCTCAACTTCACGGGCCCATGCAAGGGTGACGTGACCATCCAGCTGGACGGCAACCTGCTTGCATCCACGGACCTGAGCCAGTACAAGGCCAACTGGATCGAGATCATGCGCGTGGACAACCTGGTGATCACCGGCAAGGGCACGCTCGACGGGCAGGGGCCCGCTGTGTGGAGCAAGAACTCATGCGCCAAGAAGTACGACTGCAAGATCCTTCCCAACTCGCTGGTTCTGGACTTCGTGAACAACGGCGAGGTGTCCGGCATCACGCTGCTCAACTCCAAGTTCTTCCACATGAACATGTTCCAGTGCAAGGACATAGTGATCAAGGACGTGACGGTCACGGCGCCAGGGGACAGCCCCAACACGGATGGCATCCACATGGGCGACTCCTCCGGGGTCAGCATCACCAACACGGTCATCGGTGTCGGCGACGACTGCATCTCCATCGGCCCGGGTACCACCAAGGTCAACATCACCGGCGTCACCTGCGGCCCGGGTCACGGCATCAGCATCGGCAGCCTTGGCCGGTACAAGGACGAGAAGGACGTGACGGACATCACGGTGAAGGACTGCACTCTCAAGAAGTCGACCAACGGCGTCCGGATCAAGGCGTATGAGGACGCCAAGTCGGTGCTCACGGCCTCCAAGATCCACTATGAGAACATCAAGATGGAGGACGCAGCGAACCCCATCATCATCGATATGAAGTACTGCCCCAACAAGATTTGCACCGCAAGCGGAGGCTCCAAGGTCACCGTCAAGGACGTGTCCTTTAAGAACATCACCGGTACGTCCTCCACACCCGAGGCCGTCAGCCTACTCTGCACCGACAAGATCCCATGCAGCGGAGTCACCATGGACAATGTCAATATCGAGTACAGCGGCAAAAACAACAAGACCATGGCCGTCTGCAAAAACGCCAAGGGTAGCACCACGGGCTGCCTCAAGGAGCTTGCCTGCCTCTGA
- the LOC112889173 gene encoding polygalacturonase-like, with product MAAPACTDRRERCAKLPPPPSAVMASSLFFHVTVAGSHGVRIHRVSIQAPRDSPNTDGVHIQGSSDVRFTDSAVATGDDCVSVGPGTSDVLVSGVTCGPGHGISVGSLGRYPGEEDVRRLRVANCTIAGTSNGVRIKTWRGGSRPTSVSGLVFEDIVMRKVRNPIIIDQEYCPYASCRRESEQRPSAVRISDVKFRNIRGVSATQVAVKLSCSEASPCRGLELRDIDLRYVRRGVATQSQCAHVAGGVVGGTLVPPSCI from the exons ATGGCCGCGCCCGCATGCACTGACCGCCGCGAGCGCTGTGCCAAGCTGCCTCCGCCTCCTTCCGCCGTGATGGCGTCGTCGCTT TTCTTCCACGTCACGGTGGCCGGCAGCCACGGCGTGCGCATCCACCGCGTCAGCATCCAGGCGCCGCGCGACAGCCCCAACACGGACGGCGTGCACATCCAGGGCTCCTCCGACGTCCGCTTCACCGACTCCGCCGTGGCCACGGGCGACGACTGCGTCTCCGTCGGCCCCGGCACCTCCGACGTGCTGGTGTCCGGGGTGACCTGCGGCCCCGGGCACGGCATCAGCGTCGGCAGCCTCGGCAGGTACCCCGGCGAGGAGGACGTCCGGCGGCTGCGCGTTGCCAACTGCACCATCGCCGGCACGTCCAACGGCGTGCGCATCAAGACGTGGCGCGGCGGGTCCCGGCCCACCTCCGTGTCCGGGCTCGTCTTCGAGGACATCGTCATGCGCAAGGTCCGCAACCCCATCATCATCGACCAGGAATACTGCCCCTACGCCTCCTGCCGCCGCGAATCG GAGCAGCGCCCGTCGGCGGTGAGGATAAGCGACGTCAAGTTCAGGAACATCCGCGGCGTGTCGGCGACGCAGGTGGCGGTGAAGCTGTCGTGCAGCGAGGCGAGCCCGTGCCGGGGGCTGGAGCTCAGGGACATCGACCTGCGGTACGTCAGGCGCGGGGTCGCCACCCAGTCGCAGTGCGCGCACGTCGCCGGCGGCGTGGTCGGCGGCACGCTCGTCCCTCCCTCCTGCATATGA
- the LOC112890733 gene encoding lipid phosphate phosphatase 2-like — protein sequence MPPPLPPVAAARPGAPRLYLKTHGTRVARLHLLDWVVLAVLVALDGALNAIEPFHRFVGEDMVADLRYPLKDNTVPVWAVPVLAVFAPMAIVAGIYVRRRNVYDLHHAILGLLFSVLITAILTDAIKDGVGRPRPNFFWRCFPDGLPRYDNVTREVICHGDPGVIKEGYKSFPSGHTSWSFAGLGFLSWYLAGKIKAFDRGGHVAKLCIVAMPLLLAAMVAVSRVDDYWHHWQDVFTAGVLGLVVASFCYLQFFPPPSGEQGFWPHSYFEHMLTLEGEIEVQSAASSSRHLSLTLDSSPGRAGTEMRTSSQALDTMESGRRS from the exons atgccgccgccgctgccgccggtggCCGCCGCCCGTCCGGGAGCGCCGCGCCTCTACCTGAAGACCCACGGGACCAGGGTCGCGAGGCTGCACCTGCTCGACTGGGTCGTGCTGGCCGTCCTCGTCGCCCTCGACGGCGCGCTCAATGCCATCGAGCCCTTCCACCGGTTTGTCGGAGAAGACATGGTGGCCGACCTCCGGTACCCGCTCAAGGACAACACCGTGCCCGTCTGGGCCGTGCCG GTGCTCGCCGTCTTTGCGCCGATGGCCATCGTCGCCGGGATATACGTGAGGAGGAGGAACGTGTACGACCTGCACCACGCCATCCTCG GGCTTCTGTTCTCCGTGCTTATAACCGCCATCCTGACCGACGCCATCAAGGACGGTGTCGGCCGGCCGCGCCCCAACTTCTTTTGGCGCTGCTTTCCTGACGGACTGCCG AGGTACGACAACGTCACCAGAGAGGTCATCTGCCATGGAGACCCGGGCGTGATCAAAGAAGGGTACAAGAGCTTCCCAAGCGGCCACACTTCAT GGTCGTTCGCCGGGCTGGGCTTCCTGTCGTGGTACCTGGCCGGCAAGATCAAGGCGTTCGACCGGGGAGGCCACGTCGCCAAGCTCTGCATCGTCGCCATGCCGCTGCTCCTCGCGGCCATGGTGGCGGTGTCGCGGGTGGACGACTACTGGCACCACTGGCAGGACGTGTTCACCGCCGGAGTCCTCG GATTGGTGGTCGCGTCCTTCTGCTACCTACAGTTCTTCCCACCACCCTCCGGTGAACAAG GATTCTGGCCTCATTCCTACTTCGAGCACATGCTTACCCTCGAGGGCGAGATCGAAGTCCAGTCGGCAGCCAGCTCGAGTCGGCACCTGTCACTGACGCTCGACTCTTCTCCAGGACGTGCTGGAACGGAGATGAGAACGAGTAGCCAAGCATTGGACACCATGGAATCAGGCCGTAGATCCTAG